A single genomic interval of Peribacillus sp. FSL H8-0477 harbors:
- a CDS encoding rhodanese-like domain-containing protein — protein MIVILLILVVLLSAVIYNRYVSVPCVPCMEKSEIRNADVVIVDIRDYQDSAKDPIAGSLTIPTAYLKRYSAEIPKKALYIVSTDSLEKNLGIRYLHKNGYKVVGYTVTDCSCS, from the coding sequence ATGATTGTGATTCTGCTGATTTTAGTCGTGTTATTATCAGCTGTTATTTATAATAGATATGTTTCGGTACCCTGTGTTCCATGCATGGAAAAGTCCGAAATACGCAATGCTGATGTGGTGATTGTTGATATCAGAGATTATCAGGATTCTGCGAAGGATCCAATTGCTGGATCACTGACCATTCCTACCGCCTACTTGAAACGTTATTCAGCAGAAATCCCGAAAAAGGCTCTGTATATCGTGTCTACTGATTCATTAGAAAAGAATTTGGGTATTCGTTATCTTCATAAAAATGGCTATAAAGTGGTAGGATATACGGTAACAGATTGCTCGTGTTCATAA
- a CDS encoding AI-2E family transporter, with the protein MFKFKSKLHFWTFELLMISLLIYVCTKISFFFEPIVVFISTLFFPVLISGFLYFIFHPVVTFLTGRRLPKGIAILIIYLIAIGLVSLFGALVGPALSKQVTDLFSNLPEYIYEVRQFIDDLSHSKQYKWVLSQDYVSLDKIEATLLDYTSNLPTDITNSLSSVFSVVTNVTLIVVTVPFMLFYMLKDGHRLPQAISRFIPINYRTQGLTILAETGETLSTYIQGQALVCLFVGITTFIGYLIIDMPYALVLALIGAVTNIIPYVGPFIGAAPAVVIALFYSPMQAIFVIIVIVVVQQLDGNIISPLVIGKKLNTHPLTIIIVLLVAGNIAGIMGMILAIPTYSVTKTIVLNIVKFIKIRRRSEIEEI; encoded by the coding sequence ATGTTTAAATTTAAATCAAAACTGCACTTTTGGACATTTGAATTATTAATGATTTCATTATTAATTTATGTGTGTACAAAAATATCCTTTTTCTTCGAACCAATTGTGGTATTTATTTCAACGTTATTCTTTCCTGTATTAATTTCTGGTTTTTTATATTTTATTTTTCATCCAGTCGTAACGTTTTTGACCGGAAGAAGATTACCAAAAGGAATCGCGATCTTAATTATTTACCTTATTGCTATTGGGCTGGTATCGCTGTTCGGTGCGCTGGTAGGACCAGCTTTATCTAAACAGGTTACAGATCTTTTCTCTAATTTACCTGAATATATTTATGAAGTCCGTCAATTTATCGATGACCTATCACACTCTAAGCAGTATAAGTGGGTATTATCCCAAGACTATGTATCGCTTGATAAGATCGAAGCCACGCTGCTAGACTATACATCTAATTTACCAACGGATATTACAAATAGCTTATCATCCGTATTCAGCGTTGTAACTAATGTAACACTGATAGTCGTTACCGTGCCGTTCATGCTGTTTTATATGCTGAAGGATGGTCATAGGCTGCCGCAGGCTATTTCTCGTTTTATTCCGATCAATTACCGGACACAAGGTTTAACCATCTTGGCTGAAACTGGAGAAACTCTGTCTACCTATATTCAAGGACAAGCTCTTGTTTGTCTGTTTGTTGGAATTACCACGTTTATCGGGTATCTGATTATCGATATGCCATATGCGCTTGTACTAGCTTTAATAGGAGCTGTAACGAATATCATTCCTTACGTTGGACCATTCATTGGTGCTGCTCCTGCGGTCGTTATCGCCTTATTCTATTCGCCGATGCAGGCTATTTTCGTCATCATTGTCATCGTAGTTGTCCAACAGCTTGATGGAAACATTATTTCACCGCTTGTAATCGGTAAAAAATTGAATACACATCCATTAACAATTATCATTGTGTTACTGGTTGCAGGGAATATTGCCGGGATTATGGGAATGATTCTTGCTATACCGACCTATTCTGTGACAAAAACAATTGTGCTGAATATCGTTAAATTTATCAAAATTAGAAGGCGTTCGGAAATTGAAGAGATTTAA
- a CDS encoding LysM peptidoglycan-binding domain-containing protein, which translates to MAIHVVQQGESLWSISKRYDTDVTGIMDVNGLQSGVLVPGLALYIPEKELFTRIYLFQPNDTLEKIAEKFDVSVSDILKTNPGIDPKQLYTGQRLEIISPFKLELTTLAFAFPVAGESVLTAFSENAEHLTLLAIVAYSFTKEGNAFIEGDDVPLINKALELNVIPLLMIRNYQDGDFNEKLAGDVLASKSNRDRLVNSLLRFIKEKGYGGVSVDMEFIPPARRADFVLFLKQLKKGLQEKILHVNVHAKTEDNPTNRIVGGHDYPEIGKVADLIAVMTIDYGYPTGPPEPIAPLWWMAQVLRYARSVIPTEKLQSAFPLYGYDKVISSNKTTALSALSAQNRAIKVGSAILYDQAAASPNYRYYAEQAQHSVWFEDIRSFTAKYQLIDAYDLAGVTYWHIGLAFPQNWAYVERNLLIRKGLTV; encoded by the coding sequence ATGGCCATTCATGTTGTCCAACAGGGAGAATCATTGTGGTCAATAAGTAAAAGATACGATACAGATGTAACCGGAATTATGGACGTAAATGGTCTGCAGTCAGGTGTACTGGTCCCAGGACTAGCGTTGTATATTCCTGAGAAAGAATTATTTACGAGAATTTATCTGTTTCAGCCTAATGATACGCTGGAAAAAATTGCTGAAAAATTTGACGTATCTGTCTCAGATATACTAAAAACGAATCCAGGGATTGATCCAAAACAACTCTACACAGGTCAGCGTCTTGAAATTATATCGCCCTTTAAGTTGGAACTGACCACACTTGCTTTTGCTTTCCCTGTCGCTGGTGAAAGCGTCCTGACTGCGTTCAGCGAAAATGCTGAGCATCTAACCTTACTCGCCATCGTGGCATATTCATTTACAAAAGAGGGGAATGCCTTTATTGAAGGTGATGATGTACCTCTTATTAACAAGGCTCTAGAGTTAAATGTAATTCCACTTTTGATGATTCGTAATTATCAAGATGGTGATTTTAACGAGAAACTTGCAGGAGATGTTTTGGCTAGTAAATCGAATCGGGATCGGCTCGTGAACAGTTTACTTAGGTTCATTAAGGAGAAAGGGTATGGCGGTGTAAGCGTCGATATGGAATTTATTCCACCGGCACGAAGGGCTGATTTTGTTCTGTTTTTGAAACAGTTAAAAAAGGGGTTGCAGGAGAAAATTCTTCATGTAAACGTCCATGCTAAAACAGAAGACAATCCGACAAACCGGATTGTCGGCGGGCACGACTATCCGGAAATAGGTAAAGTCGCTGACCTAATTGCTGTCATGACTATTGACTATGGCTACCCTACTGGTCCGCCGGAACCTATTGCACCGTTGTGGTGGATGGCACAGGTGCTTCGCTATGCTCGCAGCGTCATTCCTACTGAAAAACTGCAGTCGGCGTTTCCCTTGTACGGTTATGATAAAGTCATCTCCAGTAATAAGACAACAGCTTTATCTGCACTTAGTGCTCAGAATCGGGCGATTAAAGTGGGCAGTGCGATCTTATATGACCAAGCGGCTGCTTCACCTAATTATCGATATTATGCAGAGCAGGCACAACATAGTGTCTGGTTTGAAGATATAAGAAGCTTTACAGCTAAGTATCAGTTGATCGACGCCTACGATTTAGCTGGCGTAACCTACTGGCACATCGGGCTTGCCTTTCCACAAAACTGGGCGTATGTAGAGCGTAACCTATTAATCAGAAAAGGGCTTACTGTCTAA
- a CDS encoding ABC transporter permease translates to MTMTSKKPQSNRRLLLGSILPVTLVVLWEAASKMGLIEAHLLPAPSVIIASLYQMVLEGTLWGHLGSTLTRVFAGFFIGTLAAIIVGSLVGYLKIFEELVDPIIQALRSIPSLAWVPLFILWMGIGETSKVTLIAVGVFFPVYLNMVAGIRGVDRKLIEVGKIYGFTSFQIVRRIILPASLPSFLTGIRSGLGLGWMFVVAAEIMGASKGLGYLLIVGQNTYSPDTIIGSILLFAILGKLTDWFLKMIEERSLRWQDSLANQH, encoded by the coding sequence ATGACAATGACAAGTAAAAAGCCGCAGAGTAATCGTAGGCTTCTGCTGGGCAGCATCCTGCCAGTGACATTAGTCGTGTTATGGGAAGCAGCAAGCAAAATGGGGCTTATTGAAGCCCATTTGCTGCCTGCACCATCTGTAATTATTGCCAGCCTATATCAAATGGTGTTGGAAGGAACCCTTTGGGGACATCTTGGTTCGACCTTAACAAGAGTGTTTGCAGGATTTTTTATTGGAACACTGGCTGCCATAATCGTTGGTTCATTGGTGGGTTATCTGAAAATTTTTGAAGAACTTGTGGATCCCATTATTCAAGCGCTTCGATCGATTCCATCGCTTGCTTGGGTACCGTTGTTTATTCTCTGGATGGGCATTGGTGAAACCTCGAAGGTGACGCTCATCGCGGTTGGGGTGTTTTTTCCAGTCTATCTGAACATGGTGGCCGGGATACGGGGTGTAGATCGTAAGCTGATTGAAGTCGGTAAAATATATGGTTTTACATCGTTTCAAATTGTCCGCAGAATTATTCTTCCTGCCTCGCTTCCATCATTTTTGACAGGAATCCGCAGCGGTCTTGGCCTTGGATGGATGTTTGTTGTGGCGGCAGAAATTATGGGGGCAAGCAAAGGGCTGGGTTACCTGTTGATTGTCGGCCAGAATACGTATTCTCCAGATACGATAATCGGCAGTATTCTTCTTTTCGCTATTCTAGGTAAACTAACCGACTGGTTCCTAAAAATGATTGAAGAACGCTCACTAAGGTGGCAGGACAGTTTGGCAAATCAACATTGA
- a CDS encoding MBL fold metallo-hydrolase — translation MIVFQNETVVVFQSSLYQTTSTMIDAETSLLLIDPGWLPEEVCEIQSYVAAIRRGRPLYLLFTHSDFDHIIGYGAFPDAVVIASAAFTNHPAKDFPLKQIHDFDKKYYLKRSYPILYPEVECAVANDGETMKIGNRMLTFYLAPGHTNDGLVTVIEPGGILVAGDHLSDVEFPFIFDNYESYQKTINKIKKIIDSGNIELLIPGHGSVTNSMEDIQQRVNQSIHYLQSLKQSEDCEDALREQYEFFEGMKDTHLHNVREAAKKEK, via the coding sequence ATGATTGTTTTTCAGAATGAGACCGTTGTCGTTTTTCAAAGTTCGCTGTACCAAACCACTTCAACGATGATAGATGCAGAGACGTCTTTGCTGCTAATCGACCCGGGCTGGCTGCCGGAAGAAGTATGTGAAATCCAATCTTATGTAGCTGCAATTCGAAGAGGAAGGCCTCTGTATCTGCTGTTTACCCATAGTGATTTTGACCATATTATTGGTTACGGAGCATTCCCGGATGCAGTAGTAATCGCTTCAGCAGCCTTTACCAATCATCCTGCAAAGGACTTTCCACTCAAACAAATCCATGACTTTGATAAGAAATACTATTTGAAACGCTCTTATCCAATTTTGTATCCGGAGGTGGAGTGTGCCGTTGCCAATGACGGCGAAACAATGAAGATAGGTAATCGTATGCTTACATTTTACCTTGCTCCTGGCCATACCAATGATGGACTCGTTACGGTCATTGAACCTGGGGGAATACTTGTGGCTGGAGACCACTTGTCAGATGTAGAGTTTCCTTTTATTTTTGACAATTATGAAAGCTATCAGAAAACGATTAACAAAATAAAGAAAATCATTGATTCAGGAAACATAGAGCTTTTAATTCCGGGACATGGGAGTGTAACGAATTCAATGGAAGACATACAACAGCGTGTAAATCAGTCGATTCATTATTTACAATCCCTAAAACAAAGCGAAGATTGTGAAGACGCACTTAGGGAACAGTATGAATTTTTTGAAGGAATGAAGGATACACATTTACATAATGTCAGAGAGGCCGCTAAAAAAGAAAAGTGA
- a CDS encoding aliphatic sulfonate ABC transporter substrate-binding protein, which translates to MKKWAILLALVGLVLSGCSNDASGTGKDGKPKKIILDYAYYSPVSLVLKDQGLAEKKFKEEGIDVEFVLSQGSNKALEFLSSDSVDFGSAAGAAALLAKEKGTPIQTVYISSKPEWTALLAKKGSIQSVADLKGKKVAATLGTDPYIFLLRALKEAGLTEKDVEIVNLQHSDGAAAVQSGDVDAWAGLDPHMAKVELESDIQIFYRNPDFNSFSTLDVREDFAKKYPKYVEKVLEAYEEARQWTIDHPEETAEILAKEASISLEVAKKQLERTDFSKPIPGDEQKAIITGSGEVLKEAGLLKDSTDVNELTEKLLNPTYAEKVTK; encoded by the coding sequence ATGAAGAAATGGGCTATATTATTGGCATTAGTAGGATTAGTACTTTCAGGATGCTCGAACGATGCCAGCGGGACTGGTAAGGACGGAAAACCAAAGAAAATTATTCTTGATTATGCGTATTATTCACCGGTTAGCTTGGTATTAAAAGATCAGGGGCTGGCTGAAAAGAAATTCAAAGAAGAGGGTATTGATGTCGAATTCGTCCTCAGCCAAGGTTCTAATAAAGCGTTAGAATTTCTTAGTTCAGATAGTGTTGATTTCGGTTCAGCTGCAGGTGCGGCAGCCTTGCTTGCCAAAGAAAAGGGCACACCTATCCAAACCGTCTATATTTCCTCAAAGCCGGAATGGACGGCGCTTTTAGCCAAAAAAGGAAGTATTCAATCAGTAGCTGATTTAAAGGGGAAAAAAGTAGCGGCAACGCTGGGTACCGATCCCTATATTTTTCTCTTACGTGCGTTAAAGGAAGCTGGATTAACAGAGAAAGATGTTGAAATTGTAAACCTACAGCACAGTGACGGAGCTGCAGCTGTTCAATCAGGTGATGTAGATGCTTGGGCGGGTCTTGATCCACATATGGCTAAGGTAGAATTGGAATCAGATATTCAAATCTTTTACCGAAATCCTGACTTTAATAGTTTTAGTACGTTGGATGTTCGTGAGGACTTTGCTAAGAAGTATCCAAAATATGTGGAAAAAGTTCTTGAAGCATATGAGGAAGCTCGGCAGTGGACAATCGACCATCCAGAAGAAACCGCAGAAATTCTTGCGAAAGAAGCAAGCATTTCACTTGAGGTTGCAAAAAAACAATTGGAACGTACGGATTTTTCTAAACCGATTCCCGGTGATGAACAAAAAGCCATTATTACTGGTTCAGGAGAGGTACTCAAAGAAGCTGGTTTATTAAAAGACTCGACCGACGTTAATGAGCTGACAGAAAAGTTACTTAACCCGACATACGCGGAGAAAGTCACCAAGTAA
- a CDS encoding helix-turn-helix transcriptional regulator, which yields MKVINHIKEIRKKRGITQVKLAEDLQITRQTVNAIEKNKYNPSLELALKLIQYFDVPIEELFYLEKSKGE from the coding sequence ATGAAAGTGATAAATCACATTAAGGAAATTAGAAAAAAAAGAGGTATAACACAGGTCAAACTGGCAGAGGATTTACAAATTACACGTCAAACTGTAAATGCAATTGAAAAGAACAAGTATAATCCCAGTTTGGAATTGGCTCTAAAATTAATACAGTATTTTGATGTACCAATTGAGGAATTATTTTATTTAGAGAAATCGAAGGGGGAATAA
- a CDS encoding ComEC/Rec2 family competence protein: MKRMTLIGIAFLLLCLCGCSSPIAGVYAEKLELVVLKIGKADSMVINVGNKTVLVDSGEEDDGEEILQFLKDSKIDQIDYMIITHFDKDHVGGADILLNHFKVSQVITPDYKSDSTDYQEFAAALAANQLTPTTLTDEFSLEAGNADFTIYPPQQSSYKGDTDYSLIVSVEHGANNFLLAGDAEEIRLQEFIKQGNLAHTFLKVPHHGRYNSEIMEFFTLVKPKYAVITSSDKNPEEKEVVDALTRLGSTVYTTRQGNIYVSSDGEKIEIKQ; this comes from the coding sequence ATGAAACGAATGACGCTTATAGGTATTGCTTTTCTGCTGTTATGTCTCTGTGGGTGTTCATCTCCTATAGCAGGAGTATATGCGGAGAAGTTAGAATTGGTTGTATTAAAAATAGGCAAAGCCGATAGTATGGTGATAAATGTCGGTAATAAAACGGTGCTTGTCGACAGTGGTGAAGAGGATGATGGAGAAGAAATTCTGCAGTTTTTGAAAGATAGCAAGATTGATCAGATTGACTATATGATTATCACGCATTTTGACAAAGACCATGTTGGAGGAGCCGATATTCTCTTAAATCATTTTAAGGTCTCTCAGGTAATCACACCAGATTATAAGAGTGACAGTACAGATTATCAAGAATTTGCAGCAGCACTTGCCGCCAATCAGCTGACACCAACCACCCTGACAGATGAATTTTCGCTAGAAGCTGGCAATGCAGATTTTACAATTTACCCTCCACAACAATCGAGCTATAAGGGTGATACCGATTACTCACTGATTGTAAGTGTTGAGCACGGAGCAAATAACTTTTTACTGGCAGGGGACGCTGAAGAAATTCGACTGCAGGAATTTATTAAGCAGGGTAATTTAGCTCATACCTTCTTGAAAGTTCCGCATCATGGCAGATACAATTCAGAAATCATGGAATTCTTTACTTTGGTAAAACCGAAATATGCTGTCATTACCTCATCTGATAAAAATCCCGAAGAAAAAGAAGTTGTGGATGCATTAACTAGGTTAGGCAGTACGGTATATACAACGCGTCAAGGAAATATCTATGTATCAAGTGATGGAGAGAAGATAGAAATCAAACAATAA
- a CDS encoding metal-sensitive transcriptional regulator has translation MHYENDMKNRIKRIEGQLRGIQKMLEDGQNCKDVVTQLSAARSAIDRSIGVIVSTNLVECVREAHEKGDKDPEALVNEAVNLLVKSR, from the coding sequence ATGCATTATGAAAATGATATGAAAAATAGGATTAAACGGATTGAAGGCCAGCTTCGAGGTATTCAGAAAATGCTTGAAGACGGACAAAATTGTAAGGATGTAGTAACACAGCTTTCAGCTGCTCGTTCTGCGATTGATCGGAGCATTGGGGTAATTGTTTCTACTAACCTTGTTGAATGTGTTCGGGAAGCTCACGAAAAAGGTGACAAAGATCCCGAAGCTTTAGTAAATGAAGCAGTGAATCTGCTTGTAAAGAGCAGATGA
- a CDS encoding nuclear transport factor 2 family protein, translating to MESMSFLKEHLLQLEEKLLKPEIRTSKEELTNLLAGDFFEIGSSGKVLYQNESIGEEGIGAVRMKLSNFEIHPLSDEIVLTTYRIYNEVNKKHSLRSSIWKLREGSWKMYFHQGTITSSLSE from the coding sequence ATGGAAAGTATGTCTTTTTTAAAAGAGCATTTACTTCAATTGGAAGAAAAGCTTTTAAAACCAGAAATTCGGACATCAAAAGAAGAACTTACTAATCTATTAGCCGGCGATTTTTTTGAAATTGGAAGTTCTGGTAAAGTGTTGTATCAAAATGAAAGTATTGGTGAAGAGGGCATAGGAGCAGTACGGATGAAGTTAAGTAATTTTGAGATTCATCCATTGTCTGACGAAATCGTTTTAACCACTTACCGAATATATAACGAGGTCAATAAGAAGCATTCATTGCGTAGTTCTATTTGGAAATTGAGAGAGGGAAGCTGGAAAATGTATTTTCACCAAGGGACAATAACCAGTTCTTTATCCGAATGA
- the cls gene encoding cardiolipin synthase gives MDVITIFLGLITVVNILLALLVIFWERRDAGASWAWLLVLFFLPVAGFCLYLLFGKSLRKHRLFEWEDREKIGIEPILKKQLEQLAFNEFEFRNKSTYDNQDLIYMHLRGNESVLTENNHVDIFTDGKQKFDRLFKDIEEAKNHIHIQYYIIKKDNLGKAFIRLLTKKAKEGLTVRILYDELGSRSLTKRFFKEFREAGGQVEVFFPSKLPLLNLRINFRNHRKLVIIDGEIGYLGGFNVGDEYLGINPKFGYWRDTHLRIRGSAVLAIQTRFILDWNQASNTQDISYQAHLFPRKKGTGSTGMQIVTSGPDSEWEQIKNGYIKLILSAKKSIIIQTPYFIPDASLLDALRIASISGIKVSIMIPNKPDHIFVYWATLSYIGAMLDAGAVVYIYDNGFIHSKTIVVDSEVSSVGTANIDVRSFKLNFEVNAFIYDEEIAVKLTEAFLDDIKVSRILTHSEYGKRSLWIRIKESISRLLSPIL, from the coding sequence ATGGATGTAATTACAATTTTTTTAGGTTTAATCACCGTAGTAAATATTCTACTAGCTCTTTTGGTGATTTTTTGGGAACGCAGAGATGCAGGAGCATCTTGGGCTTGGCTGCTTGTTCTGTTTTTTCTGCCGGTTGCAGGGTTTTGTCTCTATCTTCTTTTTGGAAAAAGTTTGCGAAAGCATCGGCTGTTTGAGTGGGAAGACCGCGAGAAAATCGGCATCGAACCAATATTAAAAAAACAATTAGAACAGCTTGCTTTTAATGAATTTGAATTCCGTAATAAATCAACCTATGATAATCAAGATTTGATTTATATGCATTTACGAGGTAATGAGTCGGTTCTAACAGAAAATAATCATGTTGATATTTTTACAGATGGAAAGCAAAAGTTTGACCGTCTATTTAAAGATATTGAAGAAGCAAAGAATCATATACATATCCAATATTATATAATTAAGAAAGACAATCTGGGTAAAGCATTTATCAGACTTTTAACGAAAAAAGCAAAAGAAGGCTTAACCGTTAGAATTCTTTATGATGAATTAGGCTCGCGCAGTCTTACGAAACGCTTTTTCAAGGAATTCAGGGAGGCCGGCGGTCAGGTAGAAGTTTTCTTTCCATCAAAGCTTCCACTATTAAATCTTAGAATTAACTTTCGTAACCATCGTAAATTAGTGATTATTGATGGTGAAATTGGGTACCTTGGAGGCTTTAATGTCGGGGATGAGTACCTTGGCATCAACCCGAAATTTGGTTATTGGCGTGATACACATTTAAGAATTCGGGGCTCAGCCGTCCTAGCTATCCAAACTCGGTTTATTCTCGATTGGAACCAGGCGTCAAACACACAGGATATTTCCTATCAAGCACATTTATTTCCCCGTAAAAAAGGAACAGGCAGTACAGGTATGCAAATCGTTACGAGCGGTCCTGACTCCGAATGGGAACAAATTAAAAATGGCTATATTAAGTTAATTTTATCTGCAAAGAAATCGATTATTATCCAAACTCCCTATTTTATTCCGGATGCGAGTTTACTTGATGCACTCCGCATAGCATCAATTTCCGGCATTAAAGTCAGCATCATGATTCCTAATAAACCAGATCATATTTTTGTATATTGGGCAACGTTATCTTATATTGGCGCCATGCTGGATGCAGGGGCTGTTGTCTATATATATGACAATGGCTTTATCCACTCTAAAACCATTGTTGTTGATAGCGAAGTTTCTTCAGTTGGTACAGCGAATATTGACGTAAGAAGTTTTAAACTTAATTTTGAAGTAAATGCCTTTATTTATGATGAGGAGATTGCAGTGAAACTGACTGAAGCATTTTTAGATGATATTAAGGTTTCAAGGATTCTGACACATAGTGAGTATGGAAAGCGATCATTGTGGATTCGAATTAAAGAATCAATATCAAGACTATTATCACCCATATTATAA
- a CDS encoding thiol-disulfide oxidoreductase DCC family protein yields MKKIILFDGECNFCDKSVQFIIKRDPEAIFSFTSQQGEAGQQMIKKHHAPSSVDSIILIENDTYYLKSSAALRICRHLQGAWKLLFIFILVPYPIRDFFYNILAKNRYKWFGKKDQCTLPTPEVRKRFL; encoded by the coding sequence GTGAAAAAGATTATATTATTTGATGGTGAATGTAATTTTTGTGATAAAAGCGTTCAGTTTATTATTAAGCGTGACCCTGAGGCGATCTTTTCCTTTACCTCTCAACAAGGAGAAGCAGGTCAACAAATGATAAAGAAGCATCATGCACCGTCTTCCGTCGACAGTATCATATTAATTGAAAATGATACGTATTATCTTAAATCATCGGCTGCTTTACGCATTTGCAGACATCTGCAAGGGGCTTGGAAGCTGTTATTTATATTTATCCTTGTTCCGTATCCAATTCGGGATTTTTTTTATAATATTTTGGCAAAGAATCGCTACAAATGGTTTGGAAAAAAAGATCAATGTACCCTGCCAACACCAGAAGTGCGCAAAAGATTTTTATAG
- a CDS encoding rhodanese-like domain-containing protein, producing MQTITPDEVAVRLNKEEVLHIIDVREAAEAANGKIPGALNIPLGLLEFRKQDLDKKKEYILVCRSGARSGQAAQFLLDQGFMVKNMKGGMLAWVGMLE from the coding sequence GTGCAAACTATTACACCGGATGAGGTAGCTGTTCGTTTAAATAAAGAAGAAGTTCTCCATATTATCGATGTGCGTGAAGCGGCGGAAGCAGCAAATGGAAAAATACCCGGTGCTTTAAATATACCACTAGGACTATTGGAATTTAGAAAACAAGATCTTGATAAGAAGAAAGAGTACATCCTTGTGTGCCGCTCGGGTGCTCGAAGCGGGCAAGCAGCCCAGTTCTTACTTGATCAAGGGTTTATGGTGAAAAACATGAAAGGCGGCATGCTGGCTTGGGTTGGTATGCTTGAATAA
- a CDS encoding CoxG family protein produces MPTGLHSIKMALPIEEIWEFVSKVENWAPLVPGYINHTVLNENQVTWKFKGDLGLMKKKIELIVDIIEWKGPSKVTFDLTGLNEPFTGSGYFLAEAIDPRNTKMTGFLDITASGYKAPIANSLLKTFVPQMAEELAEAIALELKKKH; encoded by the coding sequence TTGCCAACCGGGCTGCACAGCATAAAAATGGCTTTACCAATCGAAGAAATCTGGGAGTTTGTAAGCAAGGTAGAAAACTGGGCACCGCTTGTCCCTGGTTACATCAATCATACTGTATTAAATGAAAATCAGGTTACCTGGAAGTTTAAAGGCGATTTAGGCTTGATGAAAAAGAAAATAGAGCTGATTGTCGATATCATTGAATGGAAAGGTCCAAGTAAAGTTACATTTGACCTCACTGGTCTGAATGAACCGTTTACCGGAAGCGGCTATTTTTTAGCAGAAGCCATCGATCCAAGGAATACGAAGATGACCGGTTTTTTAGACATTACAGCGAGCGGATATAAGGCGCCGATTGCCAACTCGTTATTGAAGACCTTTGTACCTCAAATGGCAGAAGAACTTGCAGAAGCAATCGCACTCGAACTGAAGAAGAAACACTAA
- a CDS encoding ABC transporter ATP-binding protein has protein sequence MLSVQQVSRTFNHKQAGLIDVSFTVEEGEIIGILGTSGCGKSTLLRVLSGLDKDYTGNFSLEKEEVGMMFQEPRLMPWLTVEQNVSFGLKGDQEALVHELLGTVGLTGFEKHYPKDLSGGMSQRTAIARALVTEPEVLLLDEPFSAVDAFTKMQLQELLLSIWKKKNTTMLLVTHDIDEALYLCDRILILKGQPGVLAEVLTIKQSKPRNRTDMDLALIKAEILQVLDLRETVS, from the coding sequence ATGTTATCTGTACAACAGGTTTCACGGACATTCAATCATAAACAGGCTGGATTAATTGATGTTTCTTTCACCGTGGAGGAGGGAGAGATCATTGGGATACTAGGAACAAGCGGCTGTGGAAAAAGTACCTTGCTGCGTGTCCTGTCAGGGTTGGATAAGGACTACACAGGGAACTTTAGTCTTGAGAAGGAAGAAGTCGGAATGATGTTCCAAGAGCCGAGGCTGATGCCTTGGCTGACAGTTGAACAAAATGTATCCTTTGGGCTCAAGGGGGATCAAGAAGCTCTCGTCCACGAATTGTTGGGTACGGTAGGTCTCACGGGCTTTGAAAAACATTACCCAAAGGATCTTTCTGGAGGGATGTCTCAACGGACTGCGATTGCGCGGGCACTTGTAACGGAGCCTGAAGTACTATTACTTGATGAACCCTTTAGTGCGGTAGATGCTTTTACCAAAATGCAGCTGCAAGAATTATTACTCTCTATCTGGAAAAAGAAAAATACGACGATGCTATTAGTTACTCATGATATCGATGAAGCCTTATATCTTTGTGATCGTATTCTTATTTTAAAGGGGCAGCCAGGTGTATTAGCTGAGGTACTCACAATCAAGCAGTCCAAACCAAGGAATCGTACCGATATGGATCTAGCTCTCATAAAGGCTGAAATATTACAGGTACTTGATTTACGGGAAACCGTATCCTAA